A region of the Candidatus Bathyarchaeota archaeon genome:
TAAAAATGGAAATTTAATAAATGTTTTTTCTAAAAGAATTGTAGAGAAAGCTGGAGTAGCTATTAAAGGTAACAGAATAGCTGCTATCGGTAATGTTAATTATACTATAGGATTTAAAACTAAAGTTATAAATGCTAAAGGTTTATATTTAACTCCAGGATTTATAGATGCGCATATTCATATAGAAAGCTCAATGTTAAATTTAACTCAATTCGCTAAAGCAGTTCTCCCTAAGGGAACAACAACCGTTATCATCGACCCTCATGAAATAGCTAATGTGCTTGGTTTAAAAGGAATTAAGTTAATGATGAATGAAGCTAAATATTTACCTTTAAAGGTTTTCTTTGCTGCCCCATCATGCGTTCCATCAACATTTAATCTAGAAACTTCAGGTGCAAAATTAACATTAAAAGAAGTTAAAGAATTAATGAAGAGAAAAAATGTTGTGGCTTTAGGAGAGCTTATGGATTTTTCAAGTGTTTTATCCGGAAAGAAAATAGGTTTTATTAAAGCAGCTGAATGGAAAACTATTGAAGGGCATGCGCCTGGATTAACCGGTTCAAGCTTAATGGCTTATACATGTGCAGGAATTGAAAGCAATCATGAAGCTTCAACTGAAGATGAAGCTTTACAAAATATTGAAGTAGGATTAAAGCTTGAAATAAGAGAAGGTTCCACAGCAAAAAATTTATCCACATTAATTAAAGCTTTGCTTAAAGAAAAAATTGAGTTTAAAAGATGCATGCTTGTTTCAGATGATAAAAATTGCTTAGATTTAGCTTCAAATGGTCATATGAATTATATATTAAAGAGGGCTTTAAAAGAGGGGGTTGATCCAATAACAGCGATTCAAATGGTTACAATTAATCCAGCTGAGCATTTTAAAATAGATAGAGATGTAGGAGCTTTAGCACCTGGAAGAATGGCGGATTTAAATTTAATTAAAAAGCTAGATGATCCTACACCAAGCTTAGTTATAGCTAATGGAGCGCCTATAGCTAAAAATGGAAGAATAATTAAAGAATTAAAACCATTTAAATATCCTAGGTATGCTCTTTATACAATTCATTTACCAAAATTAAAAACTGAAGATTTTGAAGTTAAAGCTTCAATAAAAAATGGGAAAGCTGAAGTTGCAGTTATAAAGATTTTAGAGGGTCAATTGTTAACAAGAAAGGATGCAGCGATTCTTCCTATAGTAAACGGTGTTATAAAGCCTGATTTAAGCTTGGATGTTGTTAAAGTTGCTGTTGTTGAAAGACATGGAAAAACAGGTTGCATAGGTTTAGGTTTTGTTAAAGGGTTTGGATTAAAAGAAGGCGCATTAGCTTCAACAATAGCTCATGACAGCCATAATATAATAGTTTTAGGCGTTAAAGCTGAAGATATGTTTTATGCTGTAAAGCAAGTTAAGAAAATTAACGGTGGATTGATTGCTGTAAAAAATAATAAGGTTTTAGCTTTTTTAAAATTAAATTTAGCTGGATTAATGGCTACAACAACCTTTGAGGAAGCTTGCTTTAAATATAAAAAGGTTTGCGATGCAGCTAAATCTCTTGGAGTTAATTTAAAAGATCCATTTACTCAAATGTCTTTTCTAGCTTTACCTGTAATTCCAGAAATAAAAATAACAGATAAAGGGTTGGTTGATGTTCAAAAATCAAAAATAATAAACCCAATTTTACGCATAACAAAATAAGTTTTTCTATGAATAAAAAAGAATTAAAAGTTTAAATTAAACTGTGAATTTAATAAACTGTTTTTATATTTCATGAAATTATAAATGGAGGAGTAAACTTTTGACAACAATAGTTGAAGTACTTGATGAGAATTGTGGATATAAAACATCAATAAAGGTTTCAAAAACCTCAGGGGATTCCTTATCTCTCGAGATTCAAGCCAATTGTAGTTTTATTAAAAAATTGGCTGCTGCTATCGGTTCAAATATGAGTAAAATAGAAGCTGTTAAATCTTTTAACCAAAATATAGTATATAATAAATTAGGTGAAACTATGCCGGGATGTATTCCATGTGTTGTACCATGCGCTATAATTAAGGCTATTTGGGCTGAATTAGGCATGGCCTTAAAAAAGAATGCGAAAATTCAATTTAATGCGTGATGGAATTTTAATTTTTTAAGGTTTAAAATCAAATAAAATCTTTTAAACTTTTGTTTTAAACAATGGTGCTTATAAATGCGTAAGCTAATAATGCTTAATGTTTTTGATGCATTCATTTCAGGAGCTTATATGTTAATAATTCCATTATTGCTAATAGAGCGGAACATTAGCCTTTCAACTATAGGCTTTATATTCTCGGTTTTTCCAATAGTTTTTCTTGTTAGCAGATTGATTTTTGCCTCAGCAGCTGACACTATTGGGTTTAAAAAATTTTTTAACATTAATGGTTTAGGCAATTTTACTTCAGCAATATTTTATGCGATTTCAAGCTCTCCTTTTCTTTATAGCGTTGCTAAAGGACTTCAAGGCTTAAAGGAAAGCTCGCTTTGGGCTGTTAATAGAAATGCAGCTTACGCGATGGCTAATGATAAAAACCCTCAAATGGTTACTTCTACATTGCTTTTCATTAGATCTTTATCATTCGCTATAGGCGCATTAACTTCAGGTTACTTATTAATTATAGCAAGTTTCAACTGGGTTTTTGCACTTCTTATCGGTTTATCAATTTTAATTTTTATTCCAGCGAACATGATTGATTTAAATTCTCAAAAAAGAAAGTTAACTTTAAAAATTCTTTTTAAAAACCTTGATTTAAGAGAAGTTAATCGAAAAGTTTGGAAAACATCTTTAAATATGAGCTTTTATATGGCTGCTTCAACTATAGCATCAAGCTTTATTTTACCAATTTATTTAAGCTCAATAGGCTTCAACTACTTCAATATAGGCGTGATTCTTGCTTTATATAATGCTACTGGAGCATTATTGCTTCCAGTAACTCTTCATGGAAAACCATCTATAAAAAACGTTATTTTCATTCAAAGCCTTCTTTATATTCCAGCTGTTATTTTGCTTCCATTCTCTAAAAAATGGTTAGCGTTGCTTATAGTTTTAACAATGGGTTTAGGAGAATCTTTAAGCTATATCACTTGGGAATCCTTAATAGCTCAAACAGTTAAAGGTCAAAACAACATAGCCACAACAATAGCTTTTCTTCATGTACCATCAAATTTAATAATGATTCCTTCTCTTATTTTCGCCGGTTTATTAACTGAAAAATTTGGTTATATAATTCCCTTTTGGATAGCTTCTTTATTATTCCTCTTATATTCTATAGGTTCATGGTTAATTTTAAAAGCGTTAAGCATTTAACATTAGGAATGATAAGTTATTAATGTGAAAGCTTAAAGTTAAAATGTTAAGAATTAACGCTATAGCATAAATTTAGGTCGCACTTTAAAAGATTAATTAATCCTTTAAAGACAAAAATAGCATTAAAGGAATCAAATTATTTAAAGATAGGAAAGTGTAAAAAAATAATTATAAATGGAGGGGTTACTTATGGATGAGTATGATAAAATTGTGGCTTTATCTAATGTTCACTTAGGCTA
Encoded here:
- the ade gene encoding adenine deaminase; translated protein: MVVKNGNLINVFSKRIVEKAGVAIKGNRIAAIGNVNYTIGFKTKVINAKGLYLTPGFIDAHIHIESSMLNLTQFAKAVLPKGTTTVIIDPHEIANVLGLKGIKLMMNEAKYLPLKVFFAAPSCVPSTFNLETSGAKLTLKEVKELMKRKNVVALGELMDFSSVLSGKKIGFIKAAEWKTIEGHAPGLTGSSLMAYTCAGIESNHEASTEDEALQNIEVGLKLEIREGSTAKNLSTLIKALLKEKIEFKRCMLVSDDKNCLDLASNGHMNYILKRALKEGVDPITAIQMVTINPAEHFKIDRDVGALAPGRMADLNLIKKLDDPTPSLVIANGAPIAKNGRIIKELKPFKYPRYALYTIHLPKLKTEDFEVKASIKNGKAEVAVIKILEGQLLTRKDAAILPIVNGVIKPDLSLDVVKVAVVERHGKTGCIGLGFVKGFGLKEGALASTIAHDSHNIIVLGVKAEDMFYAVKQVKKINGGLIAVKNNKVLAFLKLNLAGLMATTTFEEACFKYKKVCDAAKSLGVNLKDPFTQMSFLALPVIPEIKITDKGLVDVQKSKIINPILRITK
- a CDS encoding MFS transporter, which encodes MRKLIMLNVFDAFISGAYMLIIPLLLIERNISLSTIGFIFSVFPIVFLVSRLIFASAADTIGFKKFFNINGLGNFTSAIFYAISSSPFLYSVAKGLQGLKESSLWAVNRNAAYAMANDKNPQMVTSTLLFIRSLSFAIGALTSGYLLIIASFNWVFALLIGLSILIFIPANMIDLNSQKRKLTLKILFKNLDLREVNRKVWKTSLNMSFYMAASTIASSFILPIYLSSIGFNYFNIGVILALYNATGALLLPVTLHGKPSIKNVIFIQSLLYIPAVILLPFSKKWLALLIVLTMGLGESLSYITWESLIAQTVKGQNNIATTIAFLHVPSNLIMIPSLIFAGLLTEKFGYIIPFWIASLLFLLYSIGSWLILKALSI